Part of the Solanum pennellii chromosome 10, SPENNV200 genome is shown below.
AAGAATTAAGATCTATCGGAAACAGTCTCTCGATCCCATATAGGTTTGGCGTGAGATTTGTATACACCCTACCCTTCTAAGATATCAACTTGTGGAATTACATTAGACAAATTGTTGTTTGTTACTCAGAGGCAGAAATAGGACTTTTAGTTTATCTGCACTCTGGACCACAAACCATTTGGTTTGTTGGGTTCTGGATagattatttatacatattatatgaAAAACACAAATACGAGGTTTGAGCCAAAGCTAATGGGTTTTCCGGAACTTGTAACCATAACGTTGGCTCCGCCCCGGTATTCATTCAGCCAAGTATTGAATCTTCAAGTAACAGTTAACAGCAAACTAAAATGTTAACCATGTTCATTCTCAATCTAACAAAGAAAGTGCATGGATATTAACGTGGCCTGTTTCAGGCAAACTATACCCTTGAAAACTCTAAATTGTTTTACATCCATTAAGATATACTACATTCTTTGGTGTTCAACAGAATCAAGAACAAAAACGGATATACTTAAAAGGAAATTTCGCGGTATCTAACTGATAACGTTATTTCTCCGCAAAAACAATTAACTGATACACAAAGCTAAGTTTGATTCAGCTGTTCTTGAATGTGTAACAAACTCTGCCTTTTTCATGTTACCTGACAAAGCCAAAGCCTACATCACGACAAACAGGCAAAAGATCAAACCGATAGATCAAGCAAGTCCAAGATGACCTCGTCCTCCACAATCCGAACACATTATGTTACCAGAACCCCCACAACCTGCAAGGTCAAAGTCGAAGAGTAAAATATCTGGCCGTTTCCAGATCTTTGTCAACAAGATCGAGGAAAATTTGAAGGTGAAGGGAatggaagaagaaaagaacttaCCTAAGCATCTAACTTTGACGATTATCCCTTGACTTTCCATTATAGAATCAACATATAGGCCCGAACCGGAGCAGGTGGCACAAAGGACAGCGCCTTTAGCTTCACACTTGGGACAATGAGGATTGTCTCCAATATTCTTCTTGGCCAAGGACAATCCAGTTGGCTTCTCAATTCTTTCTTCCGGTACAGATTTATCATAGCAAAACAGAGATTCAAGACTGCTTATATGTTTGTGAGCATCACCAACAGCATTTGGCATTGCCTGCAGAGTTGACACACATTTATAAATCATTTGCAAAATGCAAAGAGATGCAAATCCCTATGATTTGCTTCTACGTAAGAAATGAAGTTGGAAGCATACATGAAGACAAATGTAATACTTTATAGTTGCTCCGtataacataataatacatGCACCCTATTATGTTACATCTAGTCTAACACATGTTATGTACTAGACAATTTTTTCCCTGCACGAGATGGGCATGTTACGTATTGATTCAAAGGGTGGCCAGGTTTCTCCTAATTTAACAAATCATTGTGGCTTAGTTTTCCTTTGAAACCTTTTACACAATCTGTCCAATGTTTCAAGAAGCTCTTCGCCATTCTAATCTTGAAGCACTTATATTACAAGTCATACTCCAATCAAAAAGGATGAAACCCAAAGAGGCGTATGCAATCAATTGCTCCATATTAGATACAAACATCTGTAACCACAGAGTTTTTGCCCTATTCATTAATCTGCAGCCTCCCACCAGTACTAGAAAGCTCTATTCACTCAATCACAAAGCTAGGTTAAAGAATTGAATCCCCTTATAATGTGCAAATAGTGGCAATAAATAGAAAATCGTGACGATTTGAATACCTAGTATAAACTCCTAGCTCCGCGCCACTGTGTTCACTATGGTATATTTATCCTTTATATGCAGCACTAATCACTAATAAATACATGACCACCTCTATATATCTTTATGTCCTCCCCCGGTGAAGCTACACTTCTGCTTACGGATTCAACAGAACTTAGTAGCTTTAGCCAAGAcctcatatttatatttaaaattttcacttaATGTAACATTCATCAAACTGTCTTTTTTCTAGAACTCCGAACTCATAATCCTAGCTCCATCTGTGTTCTTCCAGGGGGCGGAGCTACACTTCTGCTTACAAATTCCGCAAAACCTAGTAGCTACCGTATTCCTAAAACTCCAAACTCATAATACTAGCTCCGCCTCTCAGAAAACACAAACAGCTCATTTATGTATCATTTTCTACAGTAATTCAACCTTTAAAGCTTAAAATCAGGTTAacttagattattattttttttcctaaatggGATCGACAAAgcataaaaacaacaacaaaaattgaagaattatgaaagactttcatataaaatattggaaacaaatcaaataaacaacTTACTCGTCGTGTTGACGGAGATCCCAAAATGACATTGTTAGACAAATTTCTCAAATTGGGTATCGCAGAAAACGAACCAATCCGAGAAATTTGTGTAAATTTGGGTAAACTAACTGACAAACATGATATCTTTAACGTAAAATCCATTTTTCTACCAAGAAATTTGAAGCCCAGTTAACAAATTTAAAGCTTTTGTAAatcttttttcatcattttttggagAAATTCGTTCTTGTATTTGTCTCCAATAAACCTTGTAAATAACGACATAATTCAATTTGGCAACTGGACTGATTCAACCCGATTGGCCCATTTATGAGTTTGGACCAAAAATAGGCCCAAGTTCTAGTAGGTCTATAGGAAAAATTTGTAGAGCGAACAACGTAAATCTCACTGGTttgagcaactttcacatatagcaaacacaaaattcatatttgtgctccatagcaagcataaatatgtattattcgctatacatatacaaagaaattaattgtataattcgctgtacatatacaaaagaaaacagtTGTATATAAATCAagtgtataatttgtgtatgtataataCGAtaaagagaaagacaaaagaaaattgggtaAGCAAATATtcgtattgtataattataaatgtataggacgaagatgtatttgcaagtgtatatacaattttctctcgctttatacaaacaaaaacgcggtttatacatttcgtttctgtttgtatacgcgatagaggcgagggtggcgagcgatatctgggagagtggcgagcgagatctaggagaggggagagagggaacgaaaatatatgtatatatatatatatatatatatatattttctcactttatacaaacagaaacacattttatacacttgtgtttgtataaaagtgagaggaagcgagcgagagatggaGAGAGAGAAggagagtggtgagcgagaGTTTGTgggagagtttgagggagagaggtgactgacaaacagtttgctacagggcataattaaatcaaaatgtggttatagcatttaatttaatttattagtttacCAATTTTCCTTATTTACTTGGCTTGATACATGTATTTCCGATACATGTGAGTCAACTTAAATATAATTTGTTCCAAATACACAATATGCAAGTGTGTTCACATGAGATAcactaagagcctgtttggctcagcttaaaagctgatcaaactgacttaaaagctgatttttgacttatttatctgtttggcaatactcaaaataacttattttaagttaaaaaaaacttattttaagccaaaagttaaaagctggggtaagggtgcttttttttcttttagcttataagctgttttaagttgaccacatttttatctttttgcccttaatatttttatacaatctccaaattacccacataacctaacatctctttcttccatttttcccttttcacgtttggcatagcaacttcagcacttttatccaaacacataactgcttattttataaataagtttcagcactttcaaaagtacttttttaaagctgcttttattaagctcatccaaacgggccctaactCTCTCGCTCGCCTATTTCCcaagtatttatattaaaaatgtgtctaatatcaaaaatacatataatatatactatAGAGAAGGACACTTTGTACtcagttttaatttaatttatgtttgttgATTGGATATTATTCTCTCAAATCTAGATGTATATAATAACTACTAAGCAATCTTCCTAGAAGGTGACTAGGACTTTAGATGCTATTTAAATTGTAAATATTTCATTATGGAATGGTAAAAATTCACAGTTTATTGAAGTTTTGTGAGTAGCTATAGTCATTATTTCTCTTTGAAATACTTTTCAAagctatttttaaaatgttatatctCGAGtttgaagtaaaaaattatggattcaattgcttgaacaaattttttttttaattaataaattatagttCTTGGCTTCTTTGCATTTGATGGTTTTGGTGTGCTTGgttttgacttgaattagtatttaaaaatactcataaaataattttgggaTAGAGTTAGATTATAATGTCAATTTAATTTACAATTCTCTTGATGACCTACTTGAAAAGGATATTAAAACTTTGGAGAATGTACTTGATAAGGATCAAGGAAGGAGCAAACAAACTACAAAGagatattttagtttatttcaactcaaaattttggaaaatgatatataatcgagtttaatataaaaaaataaagttggtTTTATGTAACTTATAAATTACGCattcaaattatgaaaataattatcaatatttgTATTAGGATAGACAGTTTACCAGATTCATTACATTTTTTGAGATACGATCCttttttgaattatgttaatacgGATATTCTGTACACTAAGCTGCTAAAATTAGCCTTTTGTTCTTCCCACCAATAATATTGTCGCATGAACCAAAATTAAACGTGAATCgagaatttaaaatatatgaattaataaCCTAATTTTACCATTTATAATATTACATTtcaacaacataatttttttctttcattgcCACCATTATGAATAATTAACAACATGTAATTAATTAGTGGTGCCAGTTTGTTGAAGAAGCCgtctaaatattataaaaatgtcaTACTGACtatgtgataaaaaaaaaattaatttagtgaAGTGGGGAAAAAAGtctactaaaattttaaatatatttttgcaaTATATTGTGGTTGTTGGGAGGTGATTTCTTATCTAATGAAAAGGAACTAGAAGTTgactttttgttattaaattatatttatatcttcTATTTAATTAAATCACACCATTTAAAACTTCTGAAAACTTGTCTtgttttgctaaaattaattcattttattaaaaacaaaaatggtGCAAAAAATTGGTTTCCATCTTCTTCTATTGTTCATCTTTGCTACTATCATTTCAACTGCCTCATCATCAAGTAAGTTTTCATCTATTTTCTTTTCCGATTGGTCGATTAATTTCACGAAGtacatgttatttttcattgttataatttttgaataattttatccATGATAACTCAAACAAATAGAAAGAATTACTGAACTTGAATCGagattttatgattttcaattattaaatttgtattttttttaatatatgtggATTTAAGATTTAAAGTTGATGaaattataatgataattatCTTAttacatttgtattttttttgtgtgtatgtatgtacaTGTAATTTGAGCCAAAAGCATGATGAATTCAGTTAAACTCATAAAATTCGGTCTAGTTTAGATGAGTTGATGACTAATTTTTGTGTTgacttctaaaaaaaaaagcaataatttacctattttttttaatcaagaaTTTGCACAATATGGATGTTTTATGCATTTTACaccaaattaataatttaatctaATAATTGTTTATCTAATTACAGGAATTCTCAAGGAATCCATTGATGAAACTTCTGACTTTGATTTACCATCCCAGGTTCCCTCCCTCTCTATCttgcaaaataaattatttaaattataacgATCGTTTgaacataaaatttatgaaattaaaataaataaatatatatatatgtatatatatacgtTTTTTGTGTTTGAACGTGAATACAAATTAGAGTTATTTGTGAAGTATTTAAACGTAAATATTGNNNNNNNNNNNNNNNNNNNNNNNNNNNNNNNNNNNNNNNNNNNNNNNNNNNNNNNNNNNNNNNNNNNNNNNNNNNNNNNNNNNNNNNNNNNNNNNNNNNNNNNNNNNNNNNNNNNNNNNNNNNNNNNNNNNNNNNNNNNNNNNNNNNNNNNNNNNNNNNNNNNNNNNNNNNNNNNNNNNNNNNNNNNNNNNNNNNNNNNNNNNNNNNNNNNNNNNNNNNNNNNNNNNNNNNNNNNNNNNNNNNNNNNNNNNNNNNNNNNNNNNNNNNNNNNNNNNNNNNNNNNNNNNNNNNNNNNNNNNNNNNNNNNNNNNNNNNNNNNNNNNNNNNNNNNNNNNNNNNNNNNNNNNNNNNNNNNNNNNNNNNNNNNNNNNNNNNNNNNNNNNNNNNNNNNNNNNNNNNNNNNNNNNNNNNNNNNNNNNNNNNNNNNNNNNNNNNNNNNNNNNNNNNNNNNNNNNNNNNNNNNNNNNNNNNNNNNNNNNNNNNNNNNNNNNNNNNNNNNNNNNNNNNNNNNNNNNNNNNNNNNNNNNNNNNNNNNNNNNNNNNNNNNNatatatatatatatatatatatatatatatatatatatatattttcgatGAATAAATTTTCGAcgaattttcatttttgtaaaAGTCTAGTGGAatatatgttttcttgttgggAGAAAGTGAGATTTCAACCCCAATACTTATTTGCcgattataatattatgttcAAGTATGcgatcattatatttttttatctaaacATGATTATacgaaatataatttttaattacttaattatattatatctcgataaaatttatttataattttcgattcttttctttcttgtatATAATATAGGATGCATCAGACCTAACAGATGAAGAGTTATCTATAGCAAGGAGAATAGATTTGGTGTTAGACTATGCTAATGCTGGAGCAAATGATCAACATAAACCAAAACCTTGAATAACATTTATGGATCGTTCGATACGCGggataaaatgatatattttgagATAAATTTATATCGTTAATTATATAAACATAGTAAAAACATaatctcaaatttattttaggaTATTTCATTTTGTCCCATCAAATCTgtgattatttcattttaattcttaaaataataatttagtctGCATATCAGACGATTCGAGGAATTACTTGGTGTCTCTTGTTTTCTCATTGTTTATctctttttcatgcatgtaaTAAAAATTCGATTATGGAGGTATTTTTTGTTGGttcaattccttttaatttgtaatttttgtacaatattattattttatgaatataattttgtaagggtgaaaaattaaagaaaatagtATTTCCAAATAATTTAACGATGGTTAGTATTGACAAAGGCAAGTGAAAATTATAACTATATACTTATCAAGctgaaaataacaataaaataattatatacataatacgTAACAAATGAATACCATgtgtttaaattaatagtttattttacttaatcataattaatttacatgtgttttactttattaaatcatGTAGtatattgatttgatataaacatCGAGTACGAATAAATTTTTTACGTCTAAACTTAGACATGATAAAGCTggtatacataatttttttatacacATGTGTAGTGTGCAAGGGCCAAATTAGAAGTTTGACGtatgaatttgattttgatataaatcaATTACTCTtaattttgaagatgaaatatgtattaaactcataattaaattatttacatTTGCATTTCAACAACTTAATtccttctttgtttttcttgcCACCATTCttctacttcatttttattaCATGATATTTGGTATTGCATGGTATTACGTTTTGATTGAGCGATATTTAGGATTTTAAATAAGGGGGTTCAAAATTCATAGAATTAGACACACGGAATAGTCGAAGAAGattcaacatctactatatatacataaaatattatttaaaccaTATATAAAGTATAATTTTCGATCGAATGGGGTTCGAATGAACCCTCTTGTACCAAGGTAGCTCCGCCCCTGACGAGAATCTATTGTAAATAAACTACCTCTAGCTTTATAAAATGGGAGTTGGACCGTACATGTACTATTCTTTTCAAATCACTTGTAAAATTATAtcgaatatgttattattttaaaaaaaataaaaaaaataaagtagttataaatataaattaagaaaCATGTTAATTAGTGGTGCCAGTAGCTGTCTAAATATTCGAAAATGTCACAACTATGAGACAAAATTAATTTAGGCAAGTGGGTAAAAAAGTCtactcaaatttttaattttttttcttgtattaaattatttttataacttcTATATAATTAAATCACCCCAACTCAAGTCTtctaaaaacttttattttgctaaaattaattgatcattgaaaaaaaatggtgCAAAAAGTTGGTTTGTACCTTCTTCTATTGTTCATCTTTGCTACTATCATTTCAACTGCCTCATCATCAAGTAAGTTTTCATTAagttaattcatatatatagcaactatacatatatataaaagactCTGCAtgtatttgactaattttacgaggtatttatttattaattacctTTGTTCACAATAAATATTAAATCGAACAACATGTTCAATCACCATATTTTGGATCTTGAAATTAACTAGGCTTTGTTGACACGAAATGATGATTTAGaaagattctttttttataaatcgtGATTGAATGATATTCATagccttatttcttttttatcaaatcttaatttcattttgtttctCCCTGATTAACTCGACTCTTTTTTCTGTCCTCCGGCCTCCAGCTTTATTTCGTTCCTTTTTTTTTACGGTTGCTTAAATGAAGATCATGAATCTAGAATCATCTAGATTCATGagtttcaaagaaaaataaagcgTCAAATAATTAGtctaatgtatatatataattagtcCAAACTTATCATGATACGATATTATAACAAGTCATGTAAaaagattttgaaataatttacttttatcaaTAAGACTATAGGCTAAAGAGAATAGGCCTTCGTTGGAATTTAAACCTGAACCGCTATGATTGTAAATTGACGAAGCATAAAATATTGTCGTATAAATATACGTATATTGTGTCctgatttatttatattttgtatatctatatataattttgagcCAATAATTTAATGAATTCAGTTAAATTCACAGAACCGTTATAAATAGGTgcttttgattttaatttttacatatGCATGGACAGGAATTCTCAAGGAATCTATCGATGAAACCTCTGTCTATGAATTACCGGCCCAGCAGGTTCCCATTCTCTCTTGTAAAACAATCATTAATAGAGTTAATGATGAGATTAGAAGCTAATTAGTCATGCATCGTACTTCTTCTATCCTATTTTacgtgatattttttattttttgagggTCAAACAGTTTAACTTTTATTGAATATACAATTTGCACatgaaaatctttaaaatttttgaaatgaaattatatatttgtatactaCGTAAAGAGAATTATAAGTTACAATAagtgataattcaaaatgttaaaatgaaaaacttacgataaaaaatagatttgtttgaatctcaaaatgCGAAAAATGTCACATAAATGGAACGAAGGgagtatttatttttaaatgtaattaattaataatattacgtattaatatgtgtatgtgtatttgtcaaaatagacataatatgtatattttttcatgttcGATTAGTCaaaatctttgaaaatattattcttagtaaatttattaaaaaaataagaaatgactTTCTAacgaagataaaaaaaaacaaattccaaaaataatatttcatattgtTAGTGATCATGTCTTCCTCATGCACCCTCCAACACATTCATCTTCACTCTAAGCCTAATAACGCTCACAATTATATTTTCACCTCCacattttatcatatttatttaaattatataaattatt
Proteins encoded:
- the LOC107032121 gene encoding uncharacterized protein LOC107032121, with translation MDFTLKISCLSVSLPKFTQISRIGSFSAIPNLRNLSNNVILGSPSTRRAMPNAVGDAHKHISSLESLFCYDKSVPEERIEKPTGLSLAKKNIGDNPHCPKCEAKGAVLCATCSGSGLYVDSIMESQGIIVKVRCLGCGGSGNIMCSDCGGRGHLGLA